Proteins encoded within one genomic window of Sphaerisporangium krabiense:
- a CDS encoding serine hydrolase domain-containing protein — MRSRVPRVVTASALVVSLALAATPAVAAATPAAGRSDTTAQRARLQELARKLVDAGAPGVIVRVDDGRGRPVEIAAQAPWTRRDHLLTAADEYRMGSNTKTMMATLVLQLVAEGRLALADPVDKWLPGKVPGGTAITLRMLLNHTSGLFDYTKDAAMRRSMLGTDRRRWTSEKLLALGVKHAPLFAPGAKWSYSNTNYAAIGAVLERVTGASLADLVRDRIARPLGLEHTYFATDGTWRGTHAHGYEPDAAHMPPGVPAGFRHFAGPRRHGHVDVSGNDPGWGGAAGAVVSSTRDWSRFFTALMSGTLLPAAQLAQMRTTVPVDPRQPDGPGYGLGIQTGPHPCGTFWGHDGGIPGYLTVNVTDRAGGRTAMVLVATESWIEFETDPKIAEAAGALQTAAICAMFGKPAPAAG, encoded by the coding sequence GTGCGGTCACGGGTGCCGCGCGTGGTCACGGCGTCGGCGCTGGTCGTGAGCCTGGCGCTGGCGGCGACGCCGGCCGTCGCCGCGGCCACGCCGGCCGCGGGCCGGAGCGACACCACGGCGCAGCGCGCGCGGCTCCAGGAGCTCGCGCGCAAGCTGGTGGACGCCGGGGCGCCCGGCGTGATCGTGCGGGTCGACGACGGCCGTGGCCGGCCGGTCGAGATCGCCGCGCAGGCCCCCTGGACCAGACGGGATCACCTGCTGACCGCGGCGGACGAGTACCGGATGGGCTCCAACACCAAGACCATGATGGCCACGCTCGTGCTGCAACTGGTCGCCGAGGGCAGGCTCGCCCTGGCCGACCCGGTGGACAAGTGGCTGCCGGGCAAGGTGCCGGGCGGTACGGCGATCACGTTGCGCATGCTGCTCAACCACACCAGCGGCCTGTTCGACTACACCAAGGACGCCGCGATGCGGCGGTCGATGCTCGGCACGGACCGGCGGCGGTGGACCTCGGAGAAACTGCTCGCCCTGGGGGTGAAGCACGCCCCGCTGTTCGCGCCGGGCGCGAAATGGTCGTACAGCAACACCAACTACGCCGCGATCGGCGCCGTCCTGGAGCGGGTCACCGGGGCGAGCCTGGCCGATCTCGTACGGGACCGGATCGCGCGGCCGCTCGGCCTCGAACACACCTACTTCGCCACCGACGGCACCTGGCGTGGCACTCATGCCCACGGCTACGAACCGGACGCCGCCCACATGCCGCCGGGCGTGCCGGCCGGGTTCCGGCACTTCGCCGGGCCGCGCCGCCACGGTCACGTGGACGTCTCCGGCAATGACCCCGGTTGGGGCGGGGCGGCCGGCGCGGTGGTGTCCAGCACGCGGGACTGGTCCCGGTTCTTCACCGCGCTGATGTCCGGCACGCTGCTCCCCGCCGCCCAACTGGCACAGATGCGCACCACCGTGCCGGTGGACCCGCGGCAGCCGGACGGGCCCGGCTACGGGCTGGGCATCCAGACCGGCCCCCACCCGTGCGGCACGTTCTGGGGGCACGACGGCGGCATCCCCGGTTACCTCACCGTCAACGTCACCGACCGCGCCGGCGGCCGCACGGCGATGGTCCTCGTCGCGACGGAGTCCTGGATCGAGTTCGAGACCGACCCGAAGATCGCCGAGGCCGCCGGCGCGCTGCAGACCGCCGCGATCTGCGCGATGTTCGGCAAGCCGGCGCCGGCCGCTGGTTAG